CACCAGCTGCCGCTCTCACAGGTCGCAGATGGTTTTCATGCGCTCAATGGAGACTACCGGATTAAGGGTGAAACCGCGATTAAAATTGCGGTTCGCTCCGATTTTTAAATTATACAGGACTTACGAAAATTGAACAGAAAAGGGCATATTTCGTTGTATTTAACCCCCTAAAGAATCAGAATCAACGGTATGAAGTCCGTATGGGCTTCCCCGCCCCTTATCAGGGGTACTTTAAGAGAAAATGCGTAAGTCCTACTAAACTTTGGACAATTTTTTTAAGAATACACATATCGCCCCGCTGGGGCTTGCCTGGTGTAGGGTATGGCGTTTCTATAAACATATCGCCCCGCTGGGGCTTGCCTTTGGGGCCTCCGAGTTTATTTTTTCAGAGTTGGGTATGTGTGAGAACCCTCGAGAAAAATCAGACATACCTTGAAAACAAGGTATGAACCTGACCGAAATTGTCCAAACTCTTATTCCTTCAACTTTGAGTTTGAGAGTAGGTTCGTAGTCGTGCGATTTATCGCACGTCCATAAAGCAAGAACGGGCAATGAATTACCCTACTACGAACGAAAGGATATCTCTTAAGTTCAATCTTGATGCACTACTATAGTATATCTTATATAGGACTTAAAATGCGTGCTGGTATTGCGCGCCCACAGGAGACATAATTAATGGCAAAAATGTATCGCGTCGGCTTCGCATCCCTTGTGCATGACCATGTATGGGGTGAACTTCGCTACTGGAAGGCACATCCGAACGTTGAGATCGTCGCAGCAGGCGATGTCAATGCGGAATTACGCGCCCAGTTCAGTGCAGAAGTCGGTATCAATAACATCTATAACTCTTGGCAAGAAATGGTGGAGAAAGAGGAATTAGATATTGTTCAAGCAGCCGCGGAGAACAATGCTGGTGCTGACATCGTCGAGGCAACAGCGGCGAAAGGTATCCACGTTGTATCCGAAAAACCGATGGCGGCGCGACTCTCACAAGCAGATCAGATGCTTGCCGCAGCAGAGAACGCTGGCACCCTGTTGATGGTGAATTGGCCCACGGCATGGAGTCCACCGCTTAACACTGCAATGAACCTCATCAAAGACGGGGCAATCGGTGACATTTTCTATTTCAAGTGGCGTTCCGCACACAACGGACCGATGGAAATCGGATGCTCCCGCTACTTCTATGAGTGGCTCTACGACGAAGAGAAGAATGGTGCGGGGGCGTTGATGGATTACTGCTGTTATTGCGCGGATATGTGTGCCTATCTCCTCGGTCTGCCACAGCAGGTAACGGCGTTCCGGGCCACCTTCGTCAAAGACTATCCGATTCCTGACGACAACGCCGTCATCCTCATGAAATACGGCAATGCGTTCGGACTCACGGAAGCATCTTGGACCCAAAAGGTCGGTTATATCACACCGAATCCGGTGGTCTACGGCACTGAGGGTGCCCTGATGGTCAGCGGTAACGAAGTTCATCTGCATCCTGCAAACGGTGATGCTGAAGTCGTTACGCCTGAACCTCTCCCGGAAGGCAAACGCAATGCCGCGGAATATTTCATCCACTGTTTAGAGACAGGCGAACCCATTGAAGGATTGTGCAATGCCAAGGTGAGTCGGGATGCCCAAGAGATCCTCGAAGCGGGATTGGTGTCGGCGGATAGTGGGCAGGTCGTTAACTTGCCGATGTCGTAAAGTATTACGGGTGCGGTTTCAGACCGCGACCCTAGGAACGTCAGGAGAAATTGGTCAGTGACCTCGCCCTAAAGGACGAGGCTTGTTCAATACGT
The DNA window shown above is from Candidatus Poribacteria bacterium and carries:
- a CDS encoding Gfo/Idh/MocA family oxidoreductase, with translation MAKMYRVGFASLVHDHVWGELRYWKAHPNVEIVAAGDVNAELRAQFSAEVGINNIYNSWQEMVEKEELDIVQAAAENNAGADIVEATAAKGIHVVSEKPMAARLSQADQMLAAAENAGTLLMVNWPTAWSPPLNTAMNLIKDGAIGDIFYFKWRSAHNGPMEIGCSRYFYEWLYDEEKNGAGALMDYCCYCADMCAYLLGLPQQVTAFRATFVKDYPIPDDNAVILMKYGNAFGLTEASWTQKVGYITPNPVVYGTEGALMVSGNEVHLHPANGDAEVVTPEPLPEGKRNAAEYFIHCLETGEPIEGLCNAKVSRDAQEILEAGLVSADSGQVVNLPMS